In one window of Candidatus Effluviviaceae Genus V sp. DNA:
- the rnc gene encoding ribonuclease III, whose protein sequence is MKNGPIGWLAGLVPRAEGVDPERAKKLKELTKRLGVRIKDLGLLNQALMHRSYVYDADLERNASNERMEFLGDAVLGLVVNEYLYARFGERQEGRLTKIKSLVVSESVLSKRAEEIDLGEFILLSDNERDSGGATRSSIISDAFEAVICAIYLDSGLKAARRFIHEHLLRDIDELLEDDDFRNYKSLVQEHAQKKYGSRPRYRVVSVKGPEHARTFFVELKLKGRATGRGEGKSKKEAEQMAARNALKRLGLLAKNGRLIKRKPRSKRSGSRRSRRGRRRKKEKS, encoded by the coding sequence ATGAAGAACGGACCAATCGGCTGGCTCGCCGGCCTCGTGCCGCGCGCTGAGGGCGTGGACCCTGAACGCGCGAAGAAGCTCAAGGAACTGACAAAACGGCTCGGCGTCCGCATCAAGGACCTCGGGCTCCTCAATCAGGCACTGATGCATCGGTCGTACGTCTACGATGCAGACCTCGAACGGAACGCGTCGAACGAGCGCATGGAGTTCCTCGGAGACGCCGTGCTCGGCCTCGTCGTCAACGAGTATCTCTATGCCCGGTTCGGTGAGCGACAGGAAGGACGGCTGACGAAGATCAAGTCGCTCGTCGTCAGCGAGTCGGTCCTCTCGAAGCGGGCCGAGGAGATCGATCTCGGCGAGTTCATCCTCCTGTCCGACAACGAGCGGGATTCCGGAGGCGCCACGCGTTCGTCGATCATCTCGGACGCCTTCGAGGCGGTCATCTGCGCCATCTACCTGGACTCAGGACTCAAGGCCGCCCGTCGGTTCATCCACGAGCACCTCCTCAGGGACATCGACGAGCTTCTCGAAGACGACGATTTCCGGAACTACAAGAGTCTGGTTCAGGAGCACGCTCAGAAGAAGTACGGGTCGCGCCCTCGCTACCGCGTCGTCTCCGTCAAGGGCCCCGAGCACGCGAGGACGTTCTTCGTGGAGCTCAAGCTCAAGGGGCGGGCGACGGGCCGCGGCGAGGGGAAGAGCAAGAAGGAAGCGGAGCAGATGGCCGCGAGGAACGCGCTCAAGCGGCTCGGGCTCCTCGCGAAGAACGGACGCCTCATCAAGCGCAAGCCCAGATCGAAGCGTTCCGGGTCTCGCCGTTCGAGGCGCGGACGACGGCGCAAGAAGGAGAAGTCCTGA
- the fabF gene encoding beta-ketoacyl-ACP synthase II, whose product MSPRRVVVTGMGALTPLGLDVQSFWDGLVAGRSGCAEISSFDASGFPVRIACELPGFDPEEYIEKRDIRKMDPVTRYAMAAAQMAWKEAGFDDGAIAPERAGVVIGTGVGGIQTLENQHTVLMEKGPRRISPFFIPMLIADMPSGQVSIHLGLKGPNYATVSACASGAHAIGAAYHAVRDGDAEVMVTGGTEAAVCPLSLGGFANMKAISARNDEPEKASRPFDRDRDGFVLGEGAGIVVLEELDHAKARGARIFAEMVGFGATGDAYHMTAPAPEGEGMARAMSAALAAGGLDPSDVQYINAHGTSTPPNDKLETAAIRTVFGDHAERLAVSSTKSMTGHLLGAAGGIEFVATVLTLEKKIVPPTINYETPDPECDLDYVPNQAREAEVTCALTNSFGFGGHNAVIALRRFDE is encoded by the coding sequence ATGTCACCGAGGAGGGTCGTGGTCACAGGCATGGGAGCGCTCACTCCGCTGGGTCTCGACGTCCAGTCGTTCTGGGACGGGCTCGTGGCGGGGAGGAGCGGTTGCGCGGAGATCAGCTCGTTCGACGCGAGCGGATTTCCCGTGCGCATCGCGTGCGAGCTCCCCGGGTTCGATCCGGAGGAGTACATCGAGAAGCGCGACATCCGGAAGATGGATCCGGTCACCCGATATGCCATGGCCGCCGCCCAGATGGCCTGGAAGGAAGCGGGATTCGACGATGGGGCGATCGCGCCTGAACGAGCGGGCGTCGTGATAGGCACCGGCGTCGGGGGTATCCAGACGCTCGAGAACCAGCACACGGTGCTCATGGAGAAGGGGCCGCGCAGGATCAGCCCGTTCTTCATCCCGATGCTCATTGCGGACATGCCCTCCGGGCAGGTCAGCATCCATCTCGGTCTCAAGGGTCCGAACTACGCGACGGTCTCGGCGTGCGCCTCGGGGGCGCACGCTATCGGAGCGGCGTACCACGCCGTCCGCGACGGCGATGCCGAAGTGATGGTCACGGGCGGCACGGAGGCGGCGGTCTGTCCGCTCTCTCTGGGCGGCTTCGCGAACATGAAGGCGATCTCGGCCCGGAACGACGAGCCGGAGAAGGCCTCTCGTCCGTTCGACAGGGACCGCGACGGCTTCGTCCTCGGCGAGGGCGCGGGCATCGTCGTTCTCGAGGAGCTCGATCACGCGAAGGCCCGGGGGGCGAGGATCTTCGCCGAGATGGTCGGCTTCGGCGCGACGGGCGATGCGTACCACATGACGGCGCCGGCCCCCGAGGGAGAGGGAATGGCGCGCGCCATGTCGGCCGCTCTCGCGGCCGGTGGCCTCGACCCGTCGGACGTGCAGTACATCAACGCCCACGGTACGTCGACGCCACCGAACGACAAGCTGGAGACGGCCGCGATCCGCACCGTTTTCGGAGACCACGCGGAGAGACTCGCCGTCTCGTCGACGAAGTCGATGACCGGTCACCTTCTCGGAGCGGCGGGCGGCATCGAGTTCGTCGCCACCGTTCTCACGCTCGAGAAGAAGATCGTTCCACCGACGATCAACTACGAGACGCCCGATCCCGAGTGCGACCTCGACTACGTTCCCAACCAGGCCAGAGAAGCCGAGGTGACCTGCGCCCTCACCAACTCGTTCGGTTTCGGAGGGCACAACGCCGTGATCGCCCTCCGGCGGTTCGACGAGTAG
- a CDS encoding acyl carrier protein, producing MADVAAKVKQVIAEKLQIDAGQVTPEASIVEDLGADSLEQADILFSLEDEFGITADDTDEAEGLKTVADIVSYLEKKVEEGS from the coding sequence ATGGCTGATGTTGCTGCGAAGGTGAAGCAGGTCATTGCAGAGAAGCTCCAGATCGACGCGGGACAGGTGACCCCCGAGGCGTCGATCGTCGAGGATCTGGGCGCCGATTCGCTGGAGCAGGCGGACATCCTCTTCTCGCTCGAGGACGAGTTCGGGATCACGGCCGACGATACCGACGAGGCCGAGGGACTGAAGACCGTCGCCGACATCGTGTCGTATCTGGAGAAGAAGGTCGAGGAGGGGTCGTAG
- the fabG gene encoding 3-oxoacyl-[acyl-carrier-protein] reductase, whose amino-acid sequence MKLDGRKAVVTGAGRGIGRAIAAKLAALGARVAVADVDGDAAEQVAREIEDMGGRAMGVALDVTDADAVTSAMKKIAADFDGIDILVNNAGITRDGLIARMSPGDWQMVLDVNLTGAFNCIRAVSRTMMSQRYGRIVNISSIIGQIGNAGQANYAASKAGIVALTRSVAKELASRGVTANAVAPGFIETGMTADLPEKVKEQYLSTILLRRFGKAEDVANVVAFLVCDEGDYVNGQTINVDGGMI is encoded by the coding sequence ATGAAGCTCGACGGCAGGAAGGCCGTCGTCACGGGAGCCGGCCGTGGGATCGGCCGCGCCATCGCCGCGAAGCTCGCAGCGCTCGGCGCGCGCGTCGCAGTGGCCGACGTCGACGGCGACGCGGCCGAACAGGTCGCCAGAGAGATCGAGGACATGGGCGGACGCGCGATGGGCGTCGCGCTCGACGTGACAGACGCCGACGCGGTCACCTCGGCGATGAAGAAGATCGCCGCCGATTTCGACGGCATCGATATTCTGGTCAACAATGCGGGCATAACGCGCGACGGGCTCATCGCCAGGATGTCGCCCGGGGACTGGCAGATGGTGCTCGACGTCAACCTGACGGGGGCCTTCAACTGCATCCGGGCGGTCTCGCGGACGATGATGTCGCAGCGCTACGGCAGGATCGTCAATATCTCGTCGATCATCGGCCAGATCGGCAATGCCGGTCAGGCGAACTACGCCGCCTCGAAGGCCGGGATCGTGGCTCTGACCAGGTCGGTTGCGAAGGAACTCGCGTCGAGGGGCGTCACGGCGAACGCCGTCGCGCCGGGCTTCATCGAGACCGGAATGACGGCGGACCTTCCCGAGAAGGTCAAGGAGCAGTACCTGTCAACGATCCTCCTCAGGCGCTTCGGCAAGGCCGAGGACGTCGCAAATGTGGTTGCATTCCTCGTTTGCGATGAAGGAGACTATGTCAACGGTCAGACGATCAATGTCGACGGGGGGATGATCTAG